A segment of the Acidobacteriota bacterium genome:
CCTTGCGTTCGCGCGCGACGGCTCGCTGTTCGTCGGCGATCGATCCGGATCGGTGCTGCGGATCGGGCCGACGCGGCAAGTCGACACGTTTGCGACGTTGCCCTCGAGCGTCGCGGCTTTTCATCTCGCGTTCGGACCGGACGACTGCCTGTACGTCGCGGCGCCGACGCTGGCGTCGCGCGACGTGGTGTACCGCCTCACGCCCGATGCGCAGGTGCAGGTCGCGTGCAGCGGATTCGGCCGCCCGCAAGGTCTCGCGTTCGATCGGACCGGCGCGCTCTACGTCGTCGACGCCGTCGCGGGCGCATCGGGGCTCTATCGGGTGAACGTCCAGACGCCGCGGCCGGAGCCCGCGCTCGTGCTCTCCGCGCCGGGTCTCGTGGGGGTGGCGTTCGATCCGGAGGGCGGCGTGGCGCTCGCCTCCAACGACACCCTCTGGCGGCTCGACGCGGACGTCCGTCCGTACTTCCCGCCCGGCTGAGCCTCGATGCGGTTGTTCCGCGTCAAGCCGGTGGAGGCGACCGCTCGCGGCGGGCCCCAGTCGCTCGAGCCCGTCCTCGGCGCGGGCGATTTGATCCTGCTCGCGATCGGCGCCGTGATCGGCGCGGGCATCTTCTCGTCGATCGGCACGGCGGCCGCTGGCGAGGTGCTGCCGAACGGGCAGGTCGTGCGATACGGCGCCGGGCCGGCGCTCGTGCTCTCGTTCGTGCTGCTCGGCATCGTTTGCGGCCTGGCGGCGCTCTGCTACGCGGAGCTCGCCGCGATGATCCCGCAGGCCGGCAGCGCCTACACCTACACCTACGCGACGCTCGGCGAGCTGGTCGCGTGGATCGTGGGTTGGGACCTCATCCTCGAATACGCCGTCGGCAACATCGCGGTCGCGATCGCGTGGAGCGGGTACTTCACGTCGCTGCTCGGCGCCACCGGCATCGAGCTCCCCGCGTGGCTCACCCACGGCTACCGCACGGCGCTGCTCAGCGGCGATCCCGCGGTGCACGCGTTGATCGACACGGCGCCGCGGATCGCCGGAGTACCGGTCCTCCTCAACGTGCCGGCGGCGGTGATCGTGATCGCGATCACGGCGCTGCTGTACGTCGGGGTGCGTGAGAGCGCCCGCGCCAACGCCGTCATGGTCGTCGTCAAGCTCGGCGTGCTCGCCCTGTTCGTCGTCCTGGGCGCGTGGCACGTCGATCCGGCGAACTACCGGCCGTTCGCGCCGAACGGGTGGACCGGCATCCATCAGGGGGCGGCGATCGTGTTCTTCGCGTACATCGGCTTCGACGCGATCTCGACGGCGGCCGAGGAGACCCGGAATCCTCAGCGCAACCTGCCGATCGGGATTCTCGGTGGCCTCGCCGTGTGCACGGCGATCTACGTCGTCGTCGGGATCGTCGCGACGGGGCTCGTGCCGGCGAGCCAACTGCGCGCGTCGGATCCGCTCGCGCGGGCGCTCGAGCTGGCCGGCCTGCCGACGGCGGGTGCCATCGTGGCGGCCGGCGCGGTCGTGTCGCTCACGGCGGTGCTGCTCGTGTTTCAGTACGGCCAGCCGCGGATCCTGTTCGCGATGGCCCGCGACGGCCTGCTGCCTGCGTGGGCGTCGCGCGTGCACCCGCGGTTCCGGACGCCGCACGTCACCACGCTCTTGACGGGCGTCGTGGTGGCGTTGGGGAGCCTCGTTGCGGATGAGAACGAGATCTACGATCTGACGAACATCGGCACGCTCACCGCCTTCGCGATCGTGTGCGGCGGCGTGCTCGTGTTGCGCGTGCGGCGGCCGGACCTGGCGCGGCCGTTCCGGGTGCCGTTCGTCTGGCCGGTGGCCCTGGCGGGCGCGGCGGCGTGCCTCTACGTCATGAAGGGGCTTCCGCCGACCGCCTGGATCCGATTTGGGATCTGGCTCGCCGTGGGCCTCGTCGTGTACTTCGCCTACGGCGCGCGACGCAGCCGCCTGGCGGCGGCCGAATGAAGGTGCCGCCCGCTGATAAGATGGAAGTTTTGGGCTGCCCCGGCGGCCCGGGCTGATCGATGGCGCAAGGCTGGATTGCGGTTCGTGGCGCGCGCGTGCACAACCTGCGGAACGTGGACGTGGATTTGCCGCGCGACCGCCTGGTGGTCGTGACCGGTCTGTCCGGATCCGGCAAGTCCTCGCTGGCCTTCGACACGATCTACGCCGAGGGGCAGCGCCGCTACGTCGAGTCGCTCTCCGCGTACGCGCGCCAGTTCCTCGAGCAGATGGAGAAGCCGGACGTCGATCTGATCGACGGCCTGTCGCCCGCCATCTCGATCGAGCAGAAGACCACCGCGTCGAATCCGCGGTCGACGGTCGGCACCGTCACCGAGATCTACGACTACCTGCGGCTGCTCTTCGCCCACATCGGGGTGCCGCATTGCCCGGTGTGCGATCGCGAGATCAGCTCGCAGTCGCTCGAACGCATCATGGACATGGTGATGCTGTATCCGGCGGACGAGCGCATCAACGTGCTCGCGCCGGTCGTGCGTGGCCGCAAGGGCGAGTTCAAGCGCGAGCTCGCCGCGCTGCGCGCGCGTGGCTTCACGCGGGCGCGCATCGACGGCCGCTTCGTCGGCCTGGACGAAGAGATCGCGCTCGATCGCCGGCGCAACCACACGATCGAGGTGCTCGTGGATCGGCTGATCGTGCGCTCGGGGATCGAGCGGCGCCTGGCGGACTCGATCGAGCTCGCGCTCAAGCTCGCCGACGACATCGTCGTGATCAACACGCTCGACGGCGGCGATCGGCTGTTCTCCAGGCGGATGGCCTGCCCGGACTGCGGCGTCAGCATCCCCGAGATGACGCCGCGCGCCTTCTCGTTCAACTCGCCGCACGGCGCGTGTCCGGAGTGCCAGGGCCTCGGCGAGGTCTTCGACTTCGATCCAGCGCGCGTCGTCGACGAGTCGCGGCCGCTGGCGGGCGGCGCGGTGCTGCCGTGGGCGGCTGGCGACGCGCGATCCATCGACGAGATGCTCGCGGGCCTGCGGGAGACGTTCGGCATCGATCCGCAGGTGCCGTTCGGCAGGCTGCCGCGCAGGCAGCGTGAGATCCTGCTGTTCGGCGCGCCTGGACGCAAGCCCGCGCCGCGCGCGCGCAAGGGGCGTGCGTCGGATCCGTTCGGCGCGGACTTCGAGGGCGTGATTCCAAACCTGCGCCGGCGGTTCGAGACGGGCACCTGGGCCGAACAGGAGACGCTCGAGCGCTATCGCGGCCTGCAGCGCTGCCCGGTCTGTCACGGGGATCGATTGAAGCCCGAGAGCCGGGCGGTGCGCGTGAAGGGCCGCCGGATCGCAGACTACGTCCACCTGCCGATCGCCGATGCGCGCCCGCTCTTGGACACGATGGAGCTGACGGAGCGGGAGCTCCTGATCGCCGGGCGCGTGCTGAAGGAGATCCGAGACCGGCTGCGCTTCCTGGTGGACGTCGGCGTCGGCTATCTGTCGCTCGGCCGCGCCACGGTCACGCTGTCGGGCGGCGAAGGGCAGCGGATCCGGCTCGCGACCCAGATCGGATCGCAGTTGACCGGCGTCTTGTACGTGCTGGACGAACCGTCGATCGGGCTGCACCAGCGCGACAACCGCCGGCTGCTCGCGGCGCTCGGCAAGCTCCGCAACCTCGGCAACACCGTGCTCGTCGTCGAACACGACGAGGAGACGATCCGGACGGCCGATTACGTCGTGGATCTCGGGCCCGGCGCCGGAGAACACGGCGGCCACGTGATGTTCCAGGGGCCTCCGCAAGACCTGCTCGCGGCGCCGGGAGCGTCGTTGACCGGACAGTACCTGCGCGGCGAGCGGCGCATCGAGGTGCCGGTCGTCCGGCGATCCGCCGGACGCGGCGCGCTCGTGGTGCGCGGGGGCCGCGCGAACAACCTGAAGCAGGTGGACGTCGCGTTCCCGCTCGGCGCCTTCATCGCCGTCACCGGTGTGAGCGGATCCGGAAAGTCCACGCTCGTGAACGAGATTCTCTATCGGGCCCTCGCGCGCACGCTGTATCGCGCCGCCGACGAGCCCGGCGCGCACGGCGGCATCGACGGCATCGACCTCGTCGACAAGGTCATCCAGATCGATCAATCGCCGATCGGCCGGACGCCGCGCTCGAACCCCGCCACCTACACCGGGCTGTTCACGTTCATCCGCGATCTGTTCGCGATGCTTCCGGATGCCCGCGCCCGTGGCTACAAGCCTGGACGGTTCTCGTTCAACGTGAAGGGCGGCCGCTGCGAGACCTGCCAGGGCGACGGCGTCATCGCGATCGAGATGCACTTCCTGCCGGACGTGTACGTGACCTGCGAGGAGTGCAAGGGACGCCGATACAACCGCGAGACGCTCGACATCAAGTACCGCGGGAAGTCGATCGCCGAGATGCTCGATCTCACCGTCGACCAGGCGTTGCCGCTCATCGAGAACTTCCCGCCCATGGCGCTGAAGCTCCGGACGCTCCAGGACGTGGGCCTCGGCTACATCAAGCTGGGGCAGTCGGCAACGACGCTGTCGGGTGGAGAGGCGCAGCGCGTGAAGCTCGCCCGCGAGCTCGC
Coding sequences within it:
- a CDS encoding amino acid permease — its product is MRLFRVKPVEATARGGPQSLEPVLGAGDLILLAIGAVIGAGIFSSIGTAAAGEVLPNGQVVRYGAGPALVLSFVLLGIVCGLAALCYAELAAMIPQAGSAYTYTYATLGELVAWIVGWDLILEYAVGNIAVAIAWSGYFTSLLGATGIELPAWLTHGYRTALLSGDPAVHALIDTAPRIAGVPVLLNVPAAVIVIAITALLYVGVRESARANAVMVVVKLGVLALFVVLGAWHVDPANYRPFAPNGWTGIHQGAAIVFFAYIGFDAISTAAEETRNPQRNLPIGILGGLAVCTAIYVVVGIVATGLVPASQLRASDPLARALELAGLPTAGAIVAAGAVVSLTAVLLVFQYGQPRILFAMARDGLLPAWASRVHPRFRTPHVTTLLTGVVVALGSLVADENEIYDLTNIGTLTAFAIVCGGVLVLRVRRPDLARPFRVPFVWPVALAGAAACLYVMKGLPPTAWIRFGIWLAVGLVVYFAYGARRSRLAAAE
- the uvrA gene encoding excinuclease ABC subunit UvrA: MAQGWIAVRGARVHNLRNVDVDLPRDRLVVVTGLSGSGKSSLAFDTIYAEGQRRYVESLSAYARQFLEQMEKPDVDLIDGLSPAISIEQKTTASNPRSTVGTVTEIYDYLRLLFAHIGVPHCPVCDREISSQSLERIMDMVMLYPADERINVLAPVVRGRKGEFKRELAALRARGFTRARIDGRFVGLDEEIALDRRRNHTIEVLVDRLIVRSGIERRLADSIELALKLADDIVVINTLDGGDRLFSRRMACPDCGVSIPEMTPRAFSFNSPHGACPECQGLGEVFDFDPARVVDESRPLAGGAVLPWAAGDARSIDEMLAGLRETFGIDPQVPFGRLPRRQREILLFGAPGRKPAPRARKGRASDPFGADFEGVIPNLRRRFETGTWAEQETLERYRGLQRCPVCHGDRLKPESRAVRVKGRRIADYVHLPIADARPLLDTMELTERELLIAGRVLKEIRDRLRFLVDVGVGYLSLGRATVTLSGGEGQRIRLATQIGSQLTGVLYVLDEPSIGLHQRDNRRLLAALGKLRNLGNTVLVVEHDEETIRTADYVVDLGPGAGEHGGHVMFQGPPQDLLAAPGASLTGQYLRGERRIEVPVVRRSAGRGALVVRGGRANNLKQVDVAFPLGAFIAVTGVSGSGKSTLVNEILYRALARTLYRAADEPGAHGGIDGIDLVDKVIQIDQSPIGRTPRSNPATYTGLFTFIRDLFAMLPDARARGYKPGRFSFNVKGGRCETCQGDGVIAIEMHFLPDVYVTCEECKGRRYNRETLDIKYRGKSIAEMLDLTVDQALPLIENFPPMALKLRTLQDVGLGYIKLGQSATTLSGGEAQRVKLARELARRGTGRTLYILDEPTTGLHFEDVRRLLDVLNKLVDQGNTVVVIEHNLDVIKCADWVIDLGPEGGEQGGRVVAEGPPEAVAQHPASATGRFLAAALGGSTASEAAV